From the genome of Sander lucioperca isolate FBNREF2018 chromosome 1, SLUC_FBN_1.2, whole genome shotgun sequence, one region includes:
- the cldn23a gene encoding claudin 23a: MPRLESQEWIRTSMRTPGILIFGMVLAPCGLILNLIATAAPSWRTLNNLPNTPSSTFIQQGIWDICSASTIVTGVTCGLQDTLYFSNQIIQIAQGLMVASLIVTLIGLCVAIPGVRCWTDRPNWVLAGLGGLVFFLSGVMTIIPIAWYTNILKSVTTVTPTIDVRVGYCIILGYIGGIFEILAGIVMAIGICRCCGGKNRGERRIEEVTGPRFSHQRQPQRRVDVPNLNRARSSASSSVPYSKDSMDEDVSFPRAKTNPTRSVNPSYSGRPYDADL, translated from the coding sequence aTGCCGAGGCTAGAATCTCAGGAGTGGATCCGGACATCAATGCGCACTCCGGGCATCCTGATCTTCGGGATGGTTTTGGCTCCATGCGGATTGATCCTGAACCTGATCGCCACCGCGGCCCCGAGCTGGAGGACCCTCAACAACCTCCCCAACACCCCCTCCTCTACCTTCATCCAGCAAGGCATCTGGGACATTTGCTCGGCCTCTACAATCGTCACAGGAGTTACGTGTGGTCTGCAGGACACTTTATATTTCAGCAACCAGATCATCCAGATCGCTCAGGGTTTGATGGTGGCCTCCCTCATCGTGACTCTAATCGGACTGTGCGTGGCCATCCCGGGGGTCCGCTGTTGGACCGACAGGCCTAATTGGGTACTGGCCGGGCTGGGCGGACTGGTGTTCTTTCTCTCAGGCGTCATGACCATCATACCAATCGCCTGGTACACCAACATCCTCAAAAGCGTCACAACGGTCACCCCTACCATAGATGTGCGTGTCGGCTACTGCATCATCCTGGGCTACATCGGAGGGATATTTGAAATCCTTGCCGGCATCGTCATGGCCATCGGGATCTGCCGTTGCTGCGGAGGAAAGAACCGAGGAGAGAGGCGGATTGAGGAGGTCACGGGGCCCCGGTTCAGCCATCAAAGGCAGCCGCAGAGACGAGTTGATGTGCCCAACCTGAACCGGGCCAGGAGCAGCGCCAGCAGCAGCGTCCCATACTCAAAGGACTCCATGGATGAGGATGTGTCCTTCCCCCGGGCCAAGACCAACCCAACCCGGTCAGTCAACCCCTCATACAGCGGCAGACCCTATGATGCCGACCTATAA